In the Clavelina lepadiformis chromosome 8, kaClaLepa1.1, whole genome shotgun sequence genome, one interval contains:
- the LOC143469609 gene encoding RING finger protein 17-like isoform X3: protein MDWLLCCFCSQKYLLPKDGTHIASDGGIPILLGCGHTFCRSCVVQLSEMRLKILCPTCKSYTICSDTGFDELVPNASILGMLMIGQKLTEECFKNSAKPLLLKKVDIDAFKQKCSECLNCVACTNCLQCGVSVCAKCFKRIHKNSRVLQMHVGVPIHQQSSTASTIKCESHQLPIELFCVDDNITLCRECVFDSGHEMHKVVLLQEKCREVAQEMNDATSKVKVITSLLKEELGTIEKELEDVKKESEQKRNEIIRWYLNLTGKIQNKFLSLIHGLELMTKAHAKHLFSLRDSATSLLNKIQIACVDAKMIVTNPVDVHSLDKSMRTLQWLTKASKHPCIMEITQINNEKTDFNFSNERFVLILSEDAELDLEDYTILHNKHAFKYKLSPASKSQLNKVEDGLRSICQLENLDEDSKPSKKCITEPKPAQVAEEKEEADSAEVSSSDSETSMKLRLIQVPPARNQELVFVTMVTSPDDFYVQRNCDRNQASNIEKPLKAFNFRPPKEDELISYIHVDDLCAARYSLNNKWYRARVVKVLGSSREHDDELDCGVADHKDYVEIKFIDYGNYAKAKVSCLRHLPTEFRRIPALAIPCSLVGVTASDIDVGWSKESVVAFTKMIENRPVLMTTLSRQGGRRFVDLHKPGPDEIDDDVPVSVRDALLFLNFAKFSSSKISSLEVQMPSFEIEKPRDYFQPTSIPTRSFESVMLCHFESIDNFYVHQLNSNAVYLDKMSKDIQKFVQTKCKSSLNPASPFAILKPRLGMPCLAKYNCTKTWYRAKIMEVFQSEKKVTVLYVDYGNQSIIDIGDAMKIPDEFMKLPYQAVPCMLSDIHPVDADATWTDEILDRFFELVGDKMLTMYIRHVTNGIYGVELFEIVDGEKNDNILSVNERLVHEGFAKGLTVHKVMSPVENKETAIFKKRDQMGGNDSLVHQPSNDKGISHLTLDYKSVSSTSPNPSEMSSSSQSEDTSLVMVVFAQSPASFYVQTKEQWNNSNVLARSLHKKFKKSAFKESSDNTWNAGDVCAIYSKTEKRWCRARIIEIQNEGRCNIQLIDFGVIEIVSIIALQKLPSEFQNMPEYTTSCFLCDVQPAGGSKWTLTAQEMFADIVRKRECKLLNQASNCDEVGALPVKLFIPCSAQEDVDVSRELILRGVALPLFNLNSLKETMLDSDPTSKVQLLFQKSEAAYQKEENLHLTSSKSGWASSQASCSELKNSIEDYPNLGYVKNTTPVDVDDDVFCSGAMCDSEAY from the exons ATGGACTGGCTTCTTTGTTGTTTCTGTtctcaaaaatatttgctgcCGAAAGATGGTACACATATAGCTAGTGATGGAGGCATTCCAATTTTACTAGGATGTGGCCACACATTCTGTAGAAGCTGTGTTGTACAGTTGTCGGAGATGAGATTAAAGATTCTTTGCCCTACTTGTAAATCATACACAATCTGTTCTGATACTGGGTTTGACGAATTGGTACCTAATGCAAGCATTCTTGGAATGCTTATGATTGGACAAAAACTTACCGAAGAATGCTTcaaaaattcagcaaaaccTTTACTGTTAAAGAAGGTGGACATTGATGCTTTTAAGCAGAAATGCTCTGAATGTTTGAATTGTGTTGCATGCACGAATTGTTTACAGTGTGGGGTTAGCGTCTGTGCCAAATGCTTCAAGAGAATACACAAAAACTCAAGGGTATTGCAAATGCATGTTGGCGTACCTATCCATCAGCAAAGTTCAACAGCAAGTACAATTAAATGCGAATCTCATCAGTTACCTATAGAATTATTTTGCGTTGATGACAACATCACTCTTTGTCGGGAATGCGTCTTTGATTCTGGTCATGAAATGCATAAG GTTGTGCTTCTTCAAGAAAAGTGCCGTGAAGTTGCTCAAGAAATGAATGATGCGACTTCTAAAGTAAAAGTTATAACTTCACTCCTAAAAGAAGAGCTTGGtacgattgaaaaagaacTGGAAGACGTCAAAAAAGAATCtgaacaaaaaagaaatgaaatcaTTCGCTGGTATTTGAATTTAACAGGAAAAATTCAG aaTAAGTTTCTCTCGTTAATACATGGATTGGAACTGATGACAAAGGCTCATGCCAAGCATCTTTTTAGTTTAAGGGATAGTGCTACGAGCCTTcttaataaaatacaaatcgCTTGTGTGGATGCAAAAATG ATAGTGACAAATCCAGTTGACGTTCATTCTTTGGATAAATCCATGCGGACTTTGCAATGGCTTACAAAAGCATCAAAACACCCATGCATTATGGAAATTACTCAGATCAACAACGAGAAAACtgactttaatttttcaaacgaaAG ATTTGTATTGATTCTCAGTGAAGATGCTGAACTTGACTTGGAAGACTACACCATACTTCACAATAAACATGCATTTAAATATAAGCTTTCTCCAGCTAGTAAATCCCAGCTTAACAAGGTAGAGGATGGTCTCAGGTCTATTTGCCAGCTGGAAAATTTAGATGAAGATTCCAAACCaagcaaaaaatgtattaCAGAGCCAAAGCCTGCACAGGTTGCAGAGGAAAAG GAAGAAGCTGATAGTGCAGAAGTGAGCTCATCGGACTCTGAAACAAGCATGAAATTAAGGCTCATACAAGTGCCTCCAGCTCGTAACCAAGAACTAGTGTTTGTAACAATGGTGACAAGTCCAGATGATTTTTACGTACAACGGAATTGTGATCGTAATCAAGCAAGCAATATTGAGAAACCcctaaaa GCTTTTAACTTTCGCCCCCCAAAGGAAGATGAGTTGATATCATACATTCATGTCGATGATCTGTGTGCGGCACGTTATTCACTCAACAACAAATGGTATCGTGCCAGGGTTGTCAAAGTGCTTGGTTCATCTAGAGAACATGATGATGAACTTGACTGTGGTGTTGCTGATCACAAAGATTATGTTGAAATAAAGTTCATTGATTATGGAAACTATGCCAAGGCTAAG GTTTCGTGTTTACGCCATCTACCAACGGAATTTCGAAGGATTCCCGCTCTTGCTATTCCTTGCTCGCTTGTCGGAGTTACAGCTTCTGATATTGATGTGGGGTGGTCAAAAGAATCTGTCGTGGCGTTCACAAAAATGATAGAAAATCGTCCAGTGTTAATGACCACTCTTTCACGCCAAGGTGGACGTCGTTTCGTGGACCTGCACAAACCAGGACCAGATGAAATCGATGACGACGTGCCTGTATCGGTGCGAGATGCCTTGCTTTTCTTGAATTTTGCCAA GTTTAGTAGTTCAAAGATTTCATCACTTGAGGTCCAGATGCCAAGCTTTGAGATAGAAAAGCCACGTGATTATTTTCAACCAACCTCTATTCCTACAAGATCTTTCGAATCAGTCATGTTGTGTCACTTTGAGTCCATAGACAA ctTTTATGTTCATCAGCTTAACAGCAATGCCGTTTACCTTGACAAGATGTCAAAAGATATCCAAAAGTTTGTGCAGACAAAGTGCAAATCTAGCCTTAATCCAGCTTCACCATTTGCTATCCTAAAGCCACGATTAGGCATGCCTTGTCTTGCCAAATACAACTGCACTAAGACGTGGTATCGGGCAAAGATAATGGAAGTATTTCAATCAGAGAAGAAA GTGACTGTTCTGTATGTCGATTATGGAAATCAGTCTATAATCGACATTGGTGATGCCATGAAGATTCCTGATGAATTCATGAAGCTGCCCTACCAG GCTGTTCCATGTATGTTATCAGACATACATCCTGTAGATGCAGATGCTACATGGACTGATGAAATCTTGGATCGTTTTTTTGAGCTTGTCGGTGATAAGATGCTGACCATGTACATCAG ACATGTTACTAATGGAATTTATGGTGTTGAGCTTTTTGAAATCGTGGATGGAGAGAAAAATGACAACATATTGTCTGTCAATGAGAGATTGGTGCATGAGGGCTTTGCCAAGGGCTTAACAGTACACAAAGTGATGAGTCCTGTGGAGAACAAAGAAACAGCAATTTTCAAAAAGCGAGATCAGATGG gTGGTAATGATAGTTTGGTTCACCAGCCAAGCAACGACAAGGGAATTAGTCATTTAACGTTAGATTACAAATCGGTGTCGTCCACTTCACCAAATCCTAGTGAAATGAGCAGTTCATCACAATCCGAAGATACCTCATTGGTCATGGTGGTGTTTGCCCAATCTCCTGCCTCATTTTACGTACAAACCAAAGAGCAGTGGAACAACAGCAATGTTCTTGCCAGAagtttacataaaaaatttaaaaaaagtgcttttaag GAATCTAGTGATAATACCTGGAATGCTGGTGATGTGTGTGCCATTTACTCTAAGACAGAAAAACGTTGGTGCAGAGCCAGAATTATTGAAATTCAG AATGAAGGTCGTTGCAACATTCAGTTGATAGATTTTGGAGttattgaaattgtttctatTATTGCACTTCAAAAGTTGCCGTCTGAATTCCAAAATATGCCTGAGTACACAACATCATGCTTTCTATGTGATGTGCAGCCCGCAGGTGGTTCCAAGTGGACTTTAACAGCTCAAGAGATGTTCGCT GACATCGTAAGAAAACGGGAGTGTAAGTTACTCAACCAAGCAAGTAATTGTGATGAAGTTGGCGCTCTGCCAGTCAAGCTCTTCATCCCTTGCAGCGCCCAAGAAGATGTTGATGTGAGCAGGGAGCTCATTTTAAGAGGAGTTGCTCTTCCTCTTTTCAACCTCAACAGTCTTAAGGAGACCat GCTAGACAGTGACCCCACCAGCAAAGTTCAGCTTCTCTTTCAAAAATCGGAAGCTGCTTATCAAAAAGAGGAAAATCTACATTTGACTTCTTCCAAAAGCGGGTGGGCTTCATCACAAGCATCTTGCAGTGAATTGAAGAATTCCATTGAAGATTATCCAAATTTGGGCTACGTCAAAAACACGACACCCGTAGATGTAGATGACGATGTATTCTGCAGTGGCGCTATGTGTGATAGTGAAGCTTATTAG